One Megasphaera elsdenii DSM 20460 genomic window carries:
- the upp gene encoding uracil phosphoribosyltransferase, translating to MHVQVMDHPLIQHKVTLMRKKETGSKDFRNLLEEITMLMGYEITRDLPLEDVEIETPVAKMMGKQISGKKLGIVPVLRAGLGMVQGMLNLIPTAKVGHIGLYRDPQTLEPVEYYCKLPDVEDRDFIIVDPMLATGGSASAAITLLKEKGIKNIKLMCLVAAPQGVQKVNADHPDVRIYVAALDDKLNDQGYIVPGLGDAGDRIFGTK from the coding sequence GGACCATCCGCTCATTCAGCACAAAGTCACGCTCATGCGGAAAAAGGAAACAGGTTCGAAAGATTTCCGCAACCTCTTGGAAGAAATCACCATGCTCATGGGTTACGAAATTACACGGGACCTGCCTTTAGAAGATGTTGAAATCGAAACGCCTGTCGCCAAAATGATGGGTAAACAGATCAGCGGCAAGAAATTGGGCATCGTCCCGGTTCTGCGCGCTGGCTTGGGTATGGTACAGGGCATGCTCAACCTCATCCCGACGGCTAAAGTCGGCCATATCGGTCTCTACCGCGACCCGCAGACGCTGGAACCGGTCGAATATTACTGCAAGCTGCCTGATGTCGAAGACCGCGATTTCATCATCGTCGACCCCATGCTGGCTACGGGCGGCAGTGCTTCCGCTGCCATTACGCTGCTGAAAGAAAAGGGCATCAAGAACATCAAGCTCATGTGCCTCGTCGCAGCTCCCCAGGGCGTCCAGAAAGTCAATGCCGACCATCCCGACGTCCGCATCTACGTCGCTGCTCTCGATGACAAACTCAACGACCAAGGCTATATCGTCCCCGGCTTAGGCGATGCCGGCGACCGCATTTTCGGCACGAAATAA
- a CDS encoding homoserine O-succinyltransferase, with protein sequence MPIKIADGLSAKEKLHEEGIFTIDKGMALHQDIRPLRILILNLMPLKKPTELQLLRLLGDSPLQVEVDFCHTETHESTHTDPSYLEENYYVFDEIKDNYYDGFIITGAPVEQIPFESVDYWPEMKTYFEWAKTHAFSTLHFCWGAQAALYYYYGIEKRLLPAKLFGIFEYQLTQKHHPLLRGFDDRYFIPQSRHTAINDIQVYNTPQLDILSRSVENGINIIGTPDHRRFFVLGHFEYDRRTLEEEYLRDKKKGLPIAVPKNYYPNDNDTKRPYFTWCSYAHLFYHNWLNIVYQETPYDLQAIAKVHPCAH encoded by the coding sequence ATGCCTATTAAAATTGCTGACGGTCTTTCCGCCAAGGAAAAACTTCACGAAGAAGGTATCTTCACCATCGATAAGGGAATGGCCCTCCATCAGGATATACGGCCTTTGCGTATCCTTATCCTCAACTTGATGCCTTTGAAGAAACCGACAGAGCTGCAGCTTCTCCGCCTCCTCGGTGATTCGCCGCTCCAGGTCGAAGTGGACTTCTGCCACACAGAAACTCATGAGAGCACCCACACCGATCCGTCTTATTTAGAAGAAAACTACTACGTCTTCGATGAAATCAAGGATAATTACTATGACGGTTTCATCATTACCGGCGCCCCAGTCGAACAGATTCCTTTCGAGTCTGTCGACTACTGGCCGGAAATGAAGACATACTTTGAATGGGCCAAGACACATGCCTTCTCGACGCTCCACTTCTGCTGGGGCGCCCAGGCAGCCCTGTATTACTACTATGGCATCGAAAAGCGGCTCCTGCCGGCCAAGCTCTTCGGTATCTTTGAATACCAGCTGACCCAGAAGCACCACCCCCTCTTGCGGGGCTTCGATGACCGTTACTTCATCCCCCAGTCGCGGCATACGGCGATTAACGACATCCAAGTCTATAATACGCCGCAGCTCGACATCCTCTCACGGTCCGTCGAAAACGGTATCAACATCATCGGTACGCCGGATCACCGCCGTTTCTTCGTCCTCGGTCACTTCGAGTACGACCGGCGGACCCTGGAAGAGGAATACCTGCGGGATAAGAAAAAGGGCCTGCCCATTGCAGTGCCCAAGAACTACTATCCGAATGACAACGATACGAAGAGGCCATATTTCACGTGGTGCAGCTACGCCCACCTGTTCTATCATAACTGGCTGAATATCGTCTATCAAGAAACACCTTATGATTTACAAGCTATCGCCAAGGTTCATCCTTGTGCGCATTAA
- a CDS encoding O-acetylhomoserine aminocarboxypropyltransferase/cysteine synthase family protein — translation MSENTNYKFETLQQHAGQVPDPATGARAVPIYQTTSYVFKDTQQAEDRFALKDAGYIYSRLTNPTQDVLEKRIAALEGGTAGLATASGASAIAYSIINLAGAGDEIIAAPTLYGGTVELFSETFKHLGITTHFADPDDPQSFAKYINDKTKAIYLESLGNPAINIPDFEAIAEIAHKNGLPVIVDNTFATPFLFRPLEHGADIVVHSATKFIGGHGTTLGGLIVENGKFDWAGSGRFKEFASPDESYNGVNFAKDIPGAGFVTRIRAKALRDLGACISPFNAWLLIQGLESLSLRIERHVANAQKIADFLENHPKVAKVNYPSLPSSPYYKLAQKYFPKGTGSIFSFELKDGYAAARKFIDNADIFSDLANVGDSKSLLVHPASTTHQQLSEEAQRACGITPGTIRISVGLENIEDLLAAVEKALATI, via the coding sequence ATGAGCGAAAACACTAACTACAAATTTGAAACATTACAGCAGCATGCAGGTCAGGTACCGGATCCGGCAACGGGTGCCCGCGCCGTTCCTATTTATCAGACGACATCTTATGTTTTCAAAGATACCCAGCAGGCTGAAGACCGCTTTGCTTTGAAAGACGCTGGCTACATCTACAGCCGTTTGACCAACCCGACGCAAGACGTCTTGGAAAAACGTATTGCAGCCCTGGAAGGCGGCACAGCTGGCTTGGCTACGGCCAGCGGCGCATCGGCCATTGCGTACTCCATTATCAACCTTGCCGGTGCCGGTGACGAAATCATCGCTGCTCCGACGCTGTACGGCGGCACAGTCGAACTGTTCAGTGAAACATTCAAACACCTCGGCATTACGACGCACTTCGCCGATCCCGATGACCCGCAGTCCTTTGCCAAATACATCAACGACAAGACGAAAGCCATTTACCTGGAAAGCCTCGGCAACCCGGCTATCAACATTCCGGACTTCGAAGCCATCGCTGAAATCGCCCACAAGAACGGCCTTCCGGTCATCGTTGACAACACCTTCGCTACGCCGTTTCTCTTCCGTCCGCTCGAACACGGTGCTGACATCGTCGTCCATTCGGCTACGAAATTCATCGGCGGCCACGGCACGACCCTGGGCGGCCTCATCGTTGAAAACGGCAAATTCGACTGGGCTGGTTCCGGCCGCTTCAAAGAATTTGCTTCGCCTGACGAATCCTACAACGGCGTTAACTTCGCCAAGGATATCCCCGGTGCTGGCTTCGTAACTCGTATCCGCGCCAAAGCCCTCCGCGACCTCGGTGCTTGCATCAGCCCGTTCAATGCATGGCTCCTCATCCAGGGCCTCGAATCCTTGTCCCTTCGCATCGAACGCCACGTCGCTAACGCTCAGAAGATTGCAGACTTCCTTGAAAATCATCCGAAAGTCGCTAAGGTCAACTATCCGTCCCTTCCGTCTTCGCCGTACTACAAACTGGCTCAGAAATACTTCCCCAAGGGAACCGGTTCGATTTTCTCCTTTGAATTGAAAGACGGCTATGCAGCTGCCCGTAAATTCATTGACAATGCGGACATCTTCTCCGACCTGGCTAACGTCGGCGACTCCAAGTCCCTCCTCGTTCATCCGGCTTCGACGACACATCAGCAGCTTTCGGAAGAAGCACAGCGCGCCTGCGGTATCACACCGGGCACGATCCGTATCTCTGTAGGCCTGGAAAACATCGAAGACCTCCTCGCTGCTGTTGAAAAAGCACTGGCAACCATCTAA
- a CDS encoding CRISPR-associated endonuclease Cas3'', translating into MFILSLGEKKEQSGQFFWLPLTLHLKDTMGVMKFLWHHWVSEGQREIISRTLSDTGEVAMDIARRLACFLAGIHDFGKCTPAFQTQKGYQNSPDLDIALLNRLEQAGLTGISSLNLDMAARKRSHHTVTGEYLLQYFGVQQDIASVIGAHHGKPVDKEEIVTKMKRYPRYCFQDETKGPCQRLWLAMQKKLLEGSLENFPISVFPARAGVIPDVHDTASFVISKIDTIIGSAIGIDIGFTQVIVYILQEVTYTYIRANCWYWPRRRHLIRV; encoded by the coding sequence ATGTTTATCCTTTCTTTGGGCGAAAAAAAGGAACAAAGTGGTCAGTTTTTTTGGTTGCCTCTCACACTGCATTTGAAAGATACTATGGGGGTCATGAAGTTCTTGTGGCATCATTGGGTGAGTGAGGGACAAAGGGAAATCATTAGTCGTACATTGTCGGATACCGGAGAGGTGGCAATGGATATAGCTCGTCGTTTGGCATGTTTTTTGGCAGGAATTCATGATTTTGGCAAATGTACCCCTGCCTTTCAGACACAGAAGGGGTATCAAAATTCACCAGATTTGGATATAGCACTTCTGAATCGCTTGGAACAGGCCGGACTCACAGGCATTTCGTCATTGAACTTGGACATGGCTGCAAGAAAACGTTCACATCATACTGTGACGGGCGAATATCTGTTGCAATATTTCGGTGTGCAACAAGATATCGCTTCTGTCATAGGGGCACATCACGGTAAGCCTGTAGATAAAGAAGAGATCGTAACTAAGATGAAACGTTATCCTCGGTATTGCTTTCAGGATGAAACAAAAGGCCCTTGTCAAAGATTGTGGTTAGCAATGCAGAAGAAACTCCTAGAGGGGAGCTTGGAAAATTTTCCGATAAGTGTCTTTCCCGCACGAGCGGGGGTGATCCCCGATGTACATGACACCGCCAGTTTTGTTATCTCCAAAATAGATACCATAATTGGGAGTGCCATCGGAATTGATATAGGGTTTACCCAGGTTATCGTTTACATTTTGCAGGAAGTCACGTATACTTATATTAGAGCCAATTGTTGGTACTGGCCACGGAGGCGTCACCTCATTAGAGTGTGA
- a CDS encoding threonine aldolase family protein: MTTLLPFASDYMEGTYPAILEKLTAMNFTAQSGYGTDKISTSAKDKIRQACHCPDGEIYFLNGGTQTNAIVIDALLHRYEGVLAATTGHVSIHEAGAIEYTGHKVIQLPQTQGKLLASTVRQFMETFRADANNEHMVQPGMVYISHPTEYGTLYTKQELLALAETCRQYDLPLYVDGARLAYALAAPENDITLADLAASCTVFYIGGTKCGALIGEAVVIPQKGRIPHFFTTIKQHGALLAKGWLLGTQFDVLFSDGLYERIGRPAIESANVIRQALKAAGYTFYIPTVTNQIFVIMDNQKIEALSHTVAFSRWEPYDADHTIIRLATSWATTKKDTDSLIACLQPHDL, translated from the coding sequence ATGACTACTTTATTACCATTCGCCTCAGACTATATGGAAGGCACATATCCGGCTATCTTAGAAAAATTGACAGCCATGAATTTTACAGCCCAAAGCGGGTACGGCACCGATAAAATCAGTACCAGCGCCAAGGACAAAATACGACAAGCCTGCCACTGCCCCGACGGAGAAATCTATTTTCTCAACGGTGGTACCCAGACCAATGCCATCGTCATCGATGCCCTGTTACACCGCTACGAAGGTGTTCTCGCCGCCACGACGGGACATGTCAGCATCCATGAAGCCGGTGCCATCGAATACACGGGGCACAAAGTCATTCAGCTGCCGCAGACACAAGGAAAATTGCTAGCCTCCACAGTCCGACAGTTCATGGAAACCTTTAGGGCTGATGCTAACAACGAACACATGGTACAACCCGGCATGGTCTATATTTCCCATCCGACAGAATATGGCACGCTGTACACAAAACAAGAATTGTTGGCTTTAGCCGAAACCTGTCGCCAATACGACCTGCCGCTCTACGTGGACGGAGCCCGCCTGGCCTATGCCCTAGCGGCCCCGGAAAACGATATCACCCTGGCCGATTTAGCCGCATCCTGTACAGTCTTCTATATTGGCGGAACAAAATGTGGTGCCCTCATCGGAGAAGCTGTCGTCATCCCTCAAAAGGGACGGATTCCTCACTTCTTTACAACCATCAAACAACACGGCGCCTTGCTGGCTAAGGGCTGGCTGTTGGGTACACAATTCGATGTCTTGTTCAGCGACGGCCTCTACGAACGAATCGGGCGTCCAGCCATTGAAAGCGCCAATGTCATCCGCCAGGCTTTGAAAGCAGCCGGATATACTTTCTATATCCCCACCGTGACCAATCAAATTTTCGTCATCATGGACAACCAAAAAATCGAGGCGTTAAGCCATACCGTCGCCTTCAGCCGCTGGGAACCCTACGATGCCGACCATACCATTATCCGCCTGGCCACTAGCTGGGCTACGACAAAAAAAGACACAGACAGCCTCATCGCCTGCCTGCAGCCGCATGACTTGTAA
- a CDS encoding LysR family transcriptional regulator, whose translation MDSVKCQALLLAIQYGSLTAAGKELGYTQSGMTRMIRSLEKEIGFPLLVRNKQGVRPSANGLQMVPVFQEVVRASQKAADLGAAIQGVLAGVLNIGSYYSVAAAWLPAILRHFQTQYPKVEIHLLEGTNQELAQWINEKAVDCCLAAKPGGDVAYDWIPLKDDELVVWLPPDHPWTAEKEIPVEWLNGAPFVIPLPDHDTDIDRFLAAKQVQPDIRFTTTDPYTAYCMVEEGLGISINNRLTTEKWTGRVELRPLAPAQSISLGLAVPDIQEMSPAASKFVAQVWQIVNGKTEK comes from the coding sequence ATGGATAGTGTGAAATGCCAGGCTTTGCTCTTGGCGATTCAATATGGCAGTTTGACAGCGGCTGGCAAGGAACTGGGCTATACGCAGTCGGGGATGACCCGCATGATCCGCTCGCTGGAGAAGGAAATCGGCTTCCCGCTGCTCGTGCGCAATAAGCAGGGCGTCCGGCCGTCGGCCAATGGCCTGCAGATGGTGCCGGTTTTTCAGGAAGTCGTCCGGGCTTCGCAAAAGGCCGCCGACTTGGGGGCGGCCATCCAGGGGGTCCTGGCCGGCGTCCTCAATATTGGCAGTTATTATAGTGTCGCTGCGGCGTGGCTGCCGGCGATTTTGCGCCATTTCCAGACCCAGTATCCTAAGGTGGAGATTCATTTGTTGGAAGGGACGAATCAGGAGCTGGCCCAGTGGATTAATGAAAAGGCCGTCGACTGCTGTCTGGCCGCCAAGCCCGGAGGGGATGTGGCCTATGATTGGATTCCTTTGAAAGACGATGAGCTCGTCGTCTGGCTGCCGCCGGATCATCCTTGGACGGCAGAAAAGGAGATTCCCGTAGAATGGTTGAACGGCGCGCCTTTCGTCATCCCTCTGCCAGATCACGATACGGATATCGACCGTTTCCTGGCAGCTAAGCAGGTGCAGCCCGATATCCGTTTCACGACGACCGATCCGTACACGGCGTACTGCATGGTCGAAGAAGGCCTGGGAATCAGCATCAATAACCGCTTGACGACGGAGAAGTGGACTGGCCGCGTCGAACTCCGGCCTTTGGCCCCGGCTCAGTCGATTTCGCTGGGCCTGGCCGTCCCGGATATTCAGGAAATGTCACCGGCGGCGAGCAAGTTCGTTGCCCAGGTCTGGCAGATTGTCAACGGCAAGACGGAAAAATAG
- the rplM gene encoding 50S ribosomal protein L13, translating to MKTTFMANAGNIERKWFVVDAEGQTLGRLAAEVAKILRGKHKPTFTPHVDTGDYVIVVNAAKVKLTGKKLIQKTYFHHSGYPGGAKFTQAGHMLEARPERVVEMAVRGMLPKNKLGEQMYRKLNVYAGAEHPHQAQKPEVLKLNIR from the coding sequence ATGAAAACTACATTTATGGCTAATGCAGGCAACATCGAACGTAAATGGTTTGTTGTTGATGCTGAAGGCCAGACATTAGGCCGTCTTGCTGCCGAAGTAGCTAAAATTCTTCGGGGAAAACATAAACCTACTTTTACCCCGCATGTTGATACAGGCGATTATGTAATCGTAGTAAACGCAGCAAAGGTTAAATTAACAGGTAAGAAATTAATCCAGAAAACCTATTTCCATCATTCCGGTTATCCCGGTGGAGCTAAATTCACTCAGGCCGGTCATATGCTCGAAGCACGTCCGGAACGCGTTGTTGAAATGGCAGTTCGCGGCATGCTCCCGAAAAATAAATTGGGTGAACAGATGTATCGTAAACTGAACGTTTATGCAGGTGCCGAACATCCGCATCAGGCTCAGAAACCTGAAGTTTTGAAGTTAAACATTCGCTAA
- the rpsI gene encoding 30S ribosomal protein S9 gives MAVAQYYGTGRRKTSVARVRLVPGQGNITVNKKELNEYFGRKTLELVIRQPLVLTGVNEQYDVIADVKGGGPSGQAGAIRHGISRALLEVDGDFRQALKKAGFLTRDPREKERRKYGLKKARKASQFSKR, from the coding sequence ATGGCAGTAGCACAGTACTACGGCACTGGCCGTAGAAAGACATCCGTTGCTAGAGTTCGTCTGGTTCCGGGTCAGGGTAACATCACAGTCAACAAAAAAGAATTGAATGAATATTTCGGTCGTAAGACACTGGAATTGGTTATTAGACAGCCGCTCGTACTTACTGGCGTAAACGAACAGTATGACGTCATTGCTGACGTTAAAGGCGGTGGCCCGTCCGGCCAGGCCGGCGCAATCCGTCACGGCATCAGCCGTGCCCTTTTGGAAGTCGACGGCGATTTCCGTCAGGCTCTCAAAAAAGCTGGTTTCCTCACACGCGACCCGCGTGAAAAAGAACGCCGTAAATACGGTCTCAAGAAAGCTCGTAAGGCTTCCCAGTTCTCGAAACGTTAA
- a CDS encoding iron-containing alcohol dehydrogenase family protein, with product MFTYYMPTKVFFGKACVAQSGDVLADLGRKALLVTGRHSAKVNGSQAAVVEKLDELGISWFLFDEVENNPSVATIRKAAAFASEKGVDFVIGIGGGSPMDAAKAIALVCTNELDDEQLFTGPYGKPLPIVAVPTTAGTGSEVTKVSVLTNPKAGTKQSINTPLIFPTYAFVDPAFTESVPETVTVDTAIDALSHAVEGYMSTASTPMSDVWAEEAMRFLGVHLTDLTGDVSPVVREDLLYGSTLAGITIAQTGTTMVHSMGYMLTYYKGISHGRANGLLLPAYMKLMEETMADKAEKVWAILGLAGLDDFTALMKDLMGDTVDLSDEEIKKFVTMTLPTGGVQRTPYPVTAELLTHIYQQLIGNR from the coding sequence ATGTTTACGTATTATATGCCGACGAAGGTATTTTTTGGAAAGGCCTGCGTGGCCCAGTCTGGCGATGTGCTGGCTGACTTGGGACGGAAAGCGCTGTTGGTCACAGGCCGTCATTCGGCCAAGGTCAATGGTTCTCAGGCGGCTGTCGTGGAAAAGCTGGATGAATTGGGGATTTCCTGGTTCCTTTTTGATGAGGTCGAAAATAATCCGTCTGTGGCGACGATTCGCAAGGCCGCTGCCTTTGCTTCGGAAAAGGGTGTCGATTTCGTCATCGGTATTGGCGGCGGTTCGCCTATGGATGCGGCTAAGGCCATCGCCTTGGTCTGCACGAATGAGCTGGATGATGAACAGCTGTTCACTGGGCCTTATGGCAAGCCTTTGCCCATTGTTGCCGTACCGACGACGGCTGGCACGGGCAGTGAAGTGACCAAGGTCAGTGTCTTGACGAATCCCAAGGCCGGGACCAAGCAGTCTATCAACACGCCTCTCATTTTCCCGACGTATGCCTTTGTGGATCCGGCTTTTACGGAAAGCGTCCCTGAAACGGTTACGGTTGATACGGCCATTGATGCCTTGTCCCACGCTGTCGAAGGCTATATGTCCACGGCATCGACGCCCATGAGCGATGTCTGGGCGGAAGAGGCTATGCGTTTCCTCGGCGTCCACTTGACGGACCTCACAGGCGATGTTTCGCCTGTCGTCCGGGAAGACCTGCTCTATGGGTCGACCCTGGCCGGCATCACGATTGCCCAGACGGGAACGACTATGGTCCACAGTATGGGCTATATGCTGACGTATTATAAAGGAATCAGCCACGGCCGGGCCAATGGCCTGCTCCTGCCGGCATACATGAAGCTCATGGAAGAAACGATGGCCGATAAGGCTGAAAAGGTCTGGGCTATCCTGGGCCTGGCGGGTCTCGACGATTTTACGGCCCTCATGAAGGATCTCATGGGCGATACGGTCGACTTGAGTGACGAAGAAATCAAGAAATTCGTTACCATGACTTTGCCCACTGGCGGCGTCCAGCGCACGCCGTATCCGGTCACGGCGGAATTGCTCACTCATATTTACCAGCAATTGATAGGGAACCGTTAA
- a CDS encoding DUF3656 domain-containing U32 family peptidase has protein sequence MAELLAPAGSLENVLTAIDAGADAVYFGGKGFNARKFAHNLDDAEIGQAVRTAHLFGVKVYVTVNILMADTELEALSAYLQRLDSFGVDGIIVQDLAVAALARKVAPNLPLHGSTQMTVADLDGVRFLEANGFTQAVLSRELSAQEIRFICSQSSIPIEVFIHGASCMAYSGQCLMSSFLGGRSGNRGACAQPCRQLYTLLCDGEPVMKHEAYVLSLKDLKSLDYIDELLDAGVTSFKIEGRMKGDTYVRTVVSAYRKVIDAHYQSPQQRKAAHREAAALLESAFNRSYQADFLGNCVSRHTLAERNPSGRQTADDVVGGLTRKLSIYGHVDVAEDGNLRLTLWDENGHTASTVADFQPEPARQRPATADYVQGQVGRLGDTPFVLASVTVWDETKMIPASVLNGLRRQAVQALIDSILADYPRPAAGTAPDWQSSTLPDEPVQAMELIVRCDSVDGVAAAVAHGADIILFGGESYHHHPFGTKAWQAAVQAAHEQGAALWAATPRIVREEHRAAVQNELERAIAAGIDGIYVGAMAVFTMLEDLNVTLPVRADWSLNIFNSQAAQVYTALGCTAVTASVEATLRQMKDMVRQSGCPIEAVVQGRAEMMVTESCVISSFAGKGQKKGCPGVCARGAYALRDRRDETFPVVTDQYCRNHILNSRDLDMAPYYKDLRRAGIAAIRIEGRGRNPQWIGQQVSRYRRLCDGTETMLLGKEDQTVTRGHFFHGIL, from the coding sequence ATGGCAGAATTATTAGCCCCGGCAGGCTCTTTAGAAAATGTACTCACCGCCATTGACGCCGGTGCCGATGCTGTTTATTTTGGCGGGAAAGGCTTCAATGCCCGCAAATTTGCTCATAATCTCGACGATGCCGAAATCGGCCAGGCTGTCCGGACGGCTCATTTATTTGGCGTCAAAGTCTATGTCACCGTCAACATCCTTATGGCTGACACGGAATTAGAGGCTTTGTCTGCGTATTTGCAACGCCTCGACTCGTTCGGCGTCGATGGCATCATCGTCCAGGACCTGGCCGTAGCGGCCCTGGCCCGGAAAGTCGCTCCCAACCTGCCACTTCACGGCAGTACGCAGATGACGGTAGCCGATTTGGACGGCGTCCGTTTCTTGGAAGCCAATGGATTCACACAGGCTGTCTTGTCGCGTGAGTTGTCGGCTCAGGAAATCCGCTTCATCTGTTCGCAATCGTCTATTCCCATTGAAGTTTTCATCCACGGTGCGTCGTGCATGGCTTATTCTGGCCAGTGCCTGATGAGCAGTTTCCTCGGTGGCCGCAGCGGCAACCGAGGCGCCTGTGCCCAGCCCTGCCGCCAGCTGTATACCCTGCTCTGTGATGGCGAACCTGTCATGAAACACGAAGCATATGTCCTCAGCTTAAAAGATTTGAAGTCCCTCGATTATATTGATGAATTGCTCGATGCCGGTGTTACGTCTTTTAAAATCGAAGGCCGCATGAAGGGCGACACCTATGTGCGGACTGTCGTTTCAGCGTACCGAAAGGTCATCGATGCCCATTACCAGAGTCCGCAGCAGCGAAAGGCAGCTCATCGGGAAGCGGCAGCCCTTTTGGAAAGCGCTTTTAATCGCAGTTATCAAGCCGATTTCCTCGGAAATTGCGTCAGCCGCCATACACTGGCTGAGCGGAATCCATCGGGCCGGCAGACGGCCGACGACGTAGTCGGCGGCTTGACTCGAAAGCTTTCCATCTACGGCCACGTCGATGTGGCAGAAGATGGGAATTTGCGATTGACTTTGTGGGATGAAAATGGCCATACTGCATCGACTGTGGCCGATTTCCAGCCTGAACCGGCCCGTCAACGGCCAGCGACGGCCGATTATGTCCAGGGACAGGTCGGCCGCTTGGGCGACACGCCTTTTGTCCTGGCCAGTGTGACCGTCTGGGATGAAACGAAGATGATTCCGGCCAGCGTCCTCAACGGCCTTCGCCGTCAGGCTGTACAGGCTTTGATCGACAGTATTCTGGCGGATTACCCGCGGCCCGCAGCTGGTACGGCTCCGGATTGGCAGTCTTCGACTTTGCCGGATGAACCTGTTCAGGCCATGGAGCTCATCGTCCGCTGTGACAGTGTCGACGGCGTCGCCGCGGCGGTAGCTCATGGCGCTGATATCATCCTCTTCGGCGGCGAATCGTATCATCACCATCCCTTTGGCACCAAGGCTTGGCAGGCCGCTGTCCAGGCAGCGCATGAACAAGGGGCTGCCCTGTGGGCGGCTACGCCGCGCATCGTCCGCGAAGAACACCGGGCAGCTGTCCAGAATGAACTGGAACGGGCTATTGCCGCTGGCATCGATGGTATCTATGTTGGGGCCATGGCCGTCTTTACGATGTTGGAAGACTTGAACGTCACCCTGCCGGTCCGGGCGGACTGGTCCCTCAATATTTTCAACAGCCAGGCGGCCCAGGTCTATACGGCTTTGGGCTGTACTGCCGTGACGGCGTCTGTCGAAGCGACGCTGCGCCAGATGAAGGACATGGTCCGCCAGAGCGGCTGTCCCATCGAAGCCGTCGTCCAGGGGCGGGCAGAAATGATGGTCACCGAATCGTGCGTCATTTCTTCCTTTGCTGGCAAGGGCCAGAAGAAAGGATGCCCTGGAGTCTGTGCCCGCGGTGCCTATGCCTTACGGGACCGGCGGGATGAAACGTTCCCTGTCGTTACTGACCAGTATTGCCGTAACCATATCCTCAACAGCCGTGACCTGGATATGGCGCCGTATTATAAAGACCTTCGCCGCGCTGGCATCGCCGCCATCCGCATCGAAGGCCGCGGCCGCAATCCCCAGTGGATCGGCCAGCAAGTCAGCCGTTACCGCCGCCTCTGCGATGGGACGGAAACGATGCTCTTAGGGAAGGAAGACCAGACGGTGACGCGGGGCCATTTCTTCCACGGAATTTTATAA